ATCGAGGCCGTACGGGACGCGATCGGCCCCGACACCGAGCTGATGCTGGAGATGCACGGACGGTTCAGCCCGGCGACGGCGGTACGGCTGGCGCGCGAACTGGCCCCGTTCGAGCCGGCGTGGCTGGAGGAGCCCGTACCGCCGGAGAATCTCCAGGCGCTCGGCAAGGTCGCCGGGAAGGTGGACATCCCCGTCGCGACCGGCGAACGCATCCACGACCGCATCGAGTTCCGTGAGCTGTTCGCCTCGCAGGCCGCCGACATCATCCAGCCGGACGTCGGCCACATCGGCGGCATCCTGGAGGCGCGGAAGCTCGCCGCCACCGCCGAGACGCATTACGTGCTGGTGGCCCCGCACAACGTCGGCGGGTCCGTGCTGACCGCCGCCAGTCTCCAACTGGCCGCCTGCACACCCAACTTCAAGATCCTGGAGCACTTCAACGACTTCGCCGACGCGGAGATCAAGAAGATCGTCACAGGCGCGCCCGAGGTCGACCCGGAGACGGGCTGCTTCGAGATCTCGCACGCGCCGGGACTCGGTGTCGGGTTCGACGCCGACGCCGCGGCCGAATTCCCGCAGCAGCAGGCCCGGTTCGACCTCTGGGCCGAGGGCTGGGAGAAGCGCGCACCCAAGGCGCCCCGATGAGCCGGGCTCCGATGAGCCGGGCGATCGTCGTCGACCGGCCCGGTGTCCACCGGCTCGCTGAGGGTGAGCGACCGGTCCCCGGACCCGGGGAAGTGCTGGTGAAGGTCGCGGCCGCCGGGATCTGCCTCAGCGACCGAGAGGTGTACCACGGCCGCCGTGACCCCGGCTATGTCCGCTACCCCGTCACGCCCGGCCACGAATGGTCCGGCACCGTCGAGGCCGTCGGCGGGGGAGTCGATCCGGCACTCGTCGGCAGGCGCACCGTCGCCGAGGGCTTCCGCACCTGCGGCATCTGCGAACGGTGCCGGGCCGGCGACACCTCGCTGTGCACCGGCGGCTACGACGAGACGGGCTTCACCCGGCCGGGCGCGTTCGCCGACCATGTCGCCGTCCCCGCACGGCTGTTGCACACCCTGGCCGACGACGCCGACCTGCGGGCCGCCGCCCTCCTGGAGCCGGCCGCCGTGGTCGCCGGAGCCGTACGGGCCGGCTGCCCGGAGCCCGGCGAGCGGATCGCCGTCGTGGGCGCGGGAACCCTCGGACTGCTCGCGGTCCAGTTCCTGGCCGCGTACGCGCCGGGCGAGCTGACGGTGATCGAGCCGCGGAAGCAACGAGCCGCCCTCGCACCAGAGTTCGGCGCGCACGAAGTCCTCACCCCGGCCGAGGCCGAGGGCCGCCGGGGCCACTACGACCTCGTGGTCGAGACGGCGGGCGCGCCCACCACCGCGGCCTCGTCCTGCCTGCTGGCACGGCGTGGCGGCCGGGTCGTACTCACCGGGATGTTCTCGGCCGGTGCGACCGGGATCGACCCCGTCCATCTCTCGGTGAGCCAGCTGACCGTACGCAGCGTCTTCGGCGCCCCGTCGGCCGCTTGGTCCTTCGCCGTACGTGCCTTCACGGCGGGCCTGCTCGACCCGGGCCCGCTCATCACCCACGAATTCCCGCTGGAGCGGTACGCCGAGGCGGTCGCGCTCGTCGGCGGCGGCGACCCCGGCACGGGGAAGGTGCTGCTGCGCCCCTGACCGCACCGGCGGGCACGCCCTGACCGCCTCCTGCCGCAAGACCCGAACGGGGTTCGAAATCTCGAACACCGGCCAATACCCGCCGATACCTCGCCGATACCCGCCAACACCCTCAACTCCCCTGAACGCAAGCACCGCCGGACACCACAGGCGGCGACCGAAGGACATGTCCGTTGACCGACGCACCAGCCCACGGCACCCGCCGCCGCCCCGGTGGGCAGGCCCTCGCAGCCCTCGGCCTGGCCGCCCCCGACGACCACCCCGCCGACACGTCGCCGCACACCTTCCCCGACGGCGGCACCTGGCGCACCGAGATCCCCTCCGTCGAGGGCCCCGAGGCCCTCACCGAAGTCCTCAAGGAATCCGCCCGCCTCGATGTGCCGGTCCACCGGATCAGCCAGGGCAGCGGCGTCTGGATGCTCACCGACGACGAGATCACCGAGATGGCCGGCGCCTGCGCGGACCGCGACATCGAACTGTGCCTCTTCACCGGTCCACGCGGCACGTGGGACACCGGCGCCGCCACCCGCACCGACTCCGGCGGCGCCGGCCTGCGCGCCCGGGGCCGTGACGCCGTCGCCGGCTGTGTCGAAGACGCCCTGCGCGCGGTGGAGTTGGGCGTCAAGTGCCTGCTCGTCGCCGACGAGGGGGTGCTCTGGTCACTGCACCGGCTGCGGGAGCGGGGCGACCTGCCCGCCGACACGACCCTCAAGGTGTCGGCACTCATCGGGCCCGTCAACCCCGCCTCGTACACGGTCTACGAACGCCTGGGCGCCGACTCACTCAACATCCCCTCCGATCTCGCGCTCGCCCACTTCACCGAGATCCGCGGCGCCAGCCGCGCCCCGATGGACCTCTACATCGAGGCCCCCGACGACCTCGGCGGCTACGTCCGGATGTACGAGACCGCCGAACTGATCCGCCGCGGCGCGCCCCTGTACCTCAAGTTCGGCCTCTCCAAGGCGCCCGGCATCTACCCCTACGGCGCCCACCTGCGCGAACTCACCCTGGCCACCGCCCGCGAACGCGTACGGCGCGGCCGGCTCGTACTCGACCTGCTCGCACGCCACGGCGCCGACGGCGGCATGTCGCCGCTCGGCTCCCGCCTCCCCGGCCCGCTCAACCGTTTCCCGCTCACCTAAGGACAAGGACTGATGACCATGCGCACCAGCCGCGCCGCACTCACCGTCGTCGTCACATCGCTCGCCCTCGCGCTGACCGCCTGCGGTCAGAGCGGCGAGGGAGGGAGCAAGGAGGAGAAGAAGGGCGGCAAGGGCTCCACCGTCGGGATCGCGATGCCGACCAAATCGTCGGAACGCTGGATCGCCGACGGCCGCAACATGGTCGCCGAGTTCAAGAAGCTCGGCTACAAGACCGACCTCCAGTACGGCGAGGACGACGTCGACCAGCAGGTCTCCCAGATCGAGAACATGATCACGAAGGGGGTCGACGTCCTTGTCGTCGCCTCCATCGACGGCCGGGCGCTGGGGGACGTCCTCGGCCAGGCAGCCGACCAGGGCATCAAGGTCATCTCCTACGACCGGCTCATCCTCGGCAGCCCGAACGTCGACTACTACGCCTCGTTCGACAACGAGAAGGTCGGCGTCCTCCAGGCGGCGTACCTCATCGACAAGCTCGGCCTGAAGGACGGCGCCGGCGACGAAGGCCCGTTCAACATCGAGCTGTTCGCCGGCTCGCCGGACGACAACAACACCCGCTACTTCTTCCAGGGCGCCTGGAAGACCCTCAAGCCGTACATCGACAAGAAGCAGCTCGTCGTCAAGAGCGGCCAGACACAGCTCGACCAGGTCACCACGCTCCGCTGGGACGGCGGCACCGCGCAGCGGCGGATGGACGACCTGCTCACCAAGTCCTACGGCTCCGACGACGTCGACGCCGTGCTCTCGCCCTACGACGGCATCTCCATCGGCATCCTGTCCGCCCTGAAGTCGGACGGTTACGGCACGGCCGCCAAGCCGTACCCGCTCGTCACCGGCCAGGACGCAGAGGTCGCCTCGGTCAAGTCGATCATCGCCGGGCAGCAGACACAGACCGTCTACAAGGACACCCGCGCGCTGGCCAGGCAGGCGGTGCAGATGGCCGACGCCGTACTGAACGACAAGAAGCCCGAGGTCAACGACGAGAAGACGTACGACAACGAGACCAAGGTCGTCCCGGCCTATCTGCTGGACCCGGTCAGCGTCGACAAGGCCAACTATCAGTCCGTCCTGGTCGACTCCGGCTACATCAAGGCGAGTGACCTGTGACCGCACCCGTCCTGGAGATGCGCTCCATCGGCAAGACCTTCCCCGGGGTGAGGGCGCTCTCCGATGTCACGCTCACCGTCGCGCCGGGGGAGGTGCACGCCATCTGCGGGGAGAACGGAGCGGGCAAGTCGACGCTGATGAAGGTCCTCAGCGGCGTTCATCCGCACGGCAGTTACGACGGCGAGATCCTCTTCCAGGGCTCACCCTGCGCCTTCAAGGACATCGGGGCCAGCGAGGCCCGCGGCATCGTGATCATCCATCAGGAACTCGCCCTCGTCCCGTACTTGTCGATCGCCGAGAACATCTTCCTCGGCAACGAGCACGCGAGGCGCGGGATCATCAGCTGGAACGAGACCCTGAAGCACGCCGCCGCGCTGCTGAAGAGGGTCGGGCTCACCGAGCACCCGGGGACCAGGGTCGCCGACATTGGTGTGGGCAAGCAGCAACTGGTGGAGATCGCCAAGGCCCTCGCCAAGGAGGTGAAGCTGCTCATCCTCGATGAGCCGACCGCCGCGCTCAACGACTCGGACAGCGCCCAACTCCTACTTCTCATAAGGGAATTGCAGGCCCAGGGCATCACCTCCATCATCATCTCGCACAAGCTCAACGAGATCGCCGAGGTCGCCGACTCCGTCACGATCCTCCGTGACGGCCGCACCATCGAAACCCTCGACGTCAGAGCCGATTCGACCACCGAGGACCGCATCATCCGCGGCATGGTCGGCCGCGACCTCGACCACCGCTTCCCCGAACGCACCCCGCACGACGGGGACCCCGGGGCGCGGCCCGCGCTGGAGATCCGCGACTGGACCGTGCACCACCCGATCGACCAGCAGCGCAAGGTGGTCGACAACGTCTCGATCCATGTCCGCCGGGGCGAGATCGTCGGTATCGCGGGGCTGATGGGCGCGGGCCGCACCGAACTCGCGATGAGCGTCTTCGGGCGCTCCTACGGCCGCAACATCAGCGGGACGGTCTTCAAGGACGGCCGGGAGATCCGTACGAGAACCGTGCCCGAGGCCGTGGGGCACGGCATCGCGTACGTCACCGAGGACCGCAAGCAGTACGGGCTCAACCTCATCGACACCATCAGCCGCAACATCACCCTCAGCGCC
The nucleotide sequence above comes from Streptomyces sp. NBC_01716. Encoded proteins:
- a CDS encoding zinc-dependent alcohol dehydrogenase is translated as MSRAPMSRAIVVDRPGVHRLAEGERPVPGPGEVLVKVAAAGICLSDREVYHGRRDPGYVRYPVTPGHEWSGTVEAVGGGVDPALVGRRTVAEGFRTCGICERCRAGDTSLCTGGYDETGFTRPGAFADHVAVPARLLHTLADDADLRAAALLEPAAVVAGAVRAGCPEPGERIAVVGAGTLGLLAVQFLAAYAPGELTVIEPRKQRAALAPEFGAHEVLTPAEAEGRRGHYDLVVETAGAPTTAASSCLLARRGGRVVLTGMFSAGATGIDPVHLSVSQLTVRSVFGAPSAAWSFAVRAFTAGLLDPGPLITHEFPLERYAEAVALVGGGDPGTGKVLLRP
- the mmsA gene encoding multiple monosaccharide ABC transporter ATP-binding protein — its product is MTAPVLEMRSIGKTFPGVRALSDVTLTVAPGEVHAICGENGAGKSTLMKVLSGVHPHGSYDGEILFQGSPCAFKDIGASEARGIVIIHQELALVPYLSIAENIFLGNEHARRGIISWNETLKHAAALLKRVGLTEHPGTRVADIGVGKQQLVEIAKALAKEVKLLILDEPTAALNDSDSAQLLLLIRELQAQGITSIIISHKLNEIAEVADSVTILRDGRTIETLDVRADSTTEDRIIRGMVGRDLDHRFPERTPHDGDPGARPALEIRDWTVHHPIDQQRKVVDNVSIHVRRGEIVGIAGLMGAGRTELAMSVFGRSYGRNISGTVFKDGREIRTRTVPEAVGHGIAYVTEDRKQYGLNLIDTISRNITLSALPKVARRGIVDEHEETRVAESYRTGMNIKAPTVFEQTGRLSGGNQQKVVLSKWIFAGPDVLLLDEPTRGIDVGAKYEIYTVIDRLAAQGKAVVFISSELPELLGMCDRVYTMAAGRLTGEIPRAEATQEVLMRHMTRNTR
- the chvE gene encoding multiple monosaccharide ABC transporter substrate-binding protein, whose amino-acid sequence is MRTSRAALTVVVTSLALALTACGQSGEGGSKEEKKGGKGSTVGIAMPTKSSERWIADGRNMVAEFKKLGYKTDLQYGEDDVDQQVSQIENMITKGVDVLVVASIDGRALGDVLGQAADQGIKVISYDRLILGSPNVDYYASFDNEKVGVLQAAYLIDKLGLKDGAGDEGPFNIELFAGSPDDNNTRYFFQGAWKTLKPYIDKKQLVVKSGQTQLDQVTTLRWDGGTAQRRMDDLLTKSYGSDDVDAVLSPYDGISIGILSALKSDGYGTAAKPYPLVTGQDAEVASVKSIIAGQQTQTVYKDTRALARQAVQMADAVLNDKKPEVNDEKTYDNETKVVPAYLLDPVSVDKANYQSVLVDSGYIKASDL
- a CDS encoding mandelate racemase/muconate lactonizing enzyme family protein, which encodes MRITGISTHVVGTPWRNLTYVLVHTDEGLTGVGETRMLGRTDALVGYLREAETNHIAGSDPFAVEDLVRRMKYGDFGRAGEIVMSGIAVVEMACWDIKGKALGVPVWQLLGGKVTDRVKAYANGWYTTERTPEAYHQAAEAVVARGYRALKIDPFGTGHYELDRAGTRYAVSLIEAVRDAIGPDTELMLEMHGRFSPATAVRLARELAPFEPAWLEEPVPPENLQALGKVAGKVDIPVATGERIHDRIEFRELFASQAADIIQPDVGHIGGILEARKLAATAETHYVLVAPHNVGGSVLTAASLQLAACTPNFKILEHFNDFADAEIKKIVTGAPEVDPETGCFEISHAPGLGVGFDADAAAEFPQQQARFDLWAEGWEKRAPKAPR